GTAAAATATATTctgatttaatataattttataataataaatattattttttaatttaaaatataaaaaatcttagtattttaattaacataaaaattgaaaaaaattcatataaacagtaaataatttttaaaattataaaaataaaattttattaatataaaaaattttattattaagaatatttattattaaaaataatattttattaggtTATGATTGATTCGGCATGGGCTTAGTTAatcaaagaaattaaattaagttaTTGGGCGAAAATATCAaggtttaattatatttattttttaaaaaaatatttactaattaattttttatattaaaaatattttaaatttttctataacacttaattattataattaatggataaactaaataatatattttttaaaatttttagaatatattttttaaaattaaaaaattaattagtttccTATAacacataattttttttcataattaataaatacatataaaaggtttatttatttaatttttttaatcatatgaCCTTTTATTTTAGAAAAGCATAGGTAAATTCGAAGTAGATCTATCTGTTTTTTCATATAGGATCCATTTATTTCTATTCTGATCCAGACAAGTATTTTCCGTTTCAATATCGCATGGACTAATTGTCTGAGAGGTCGAAACCAAAAGAAAAGCTGATAATCCAAAGTACTAGCTTAGCTTGTGTCCCACTCTAAGCAGCATTAGGTTACACAGAGACAAAGTTGACAATTGAAAAGCAATACAATTATCAAAGCTGCACATTCTTCTGTAGCCCAACGCAGATTCTATTATGGAAAAGTAAACAGTAAACCATTAAATAAGGCAACAGCAGCACGTAGTTCTTGAATTGGCAATTGCAAAATCTACCTATGCATATAGAAACCTAGCtctagagagagagaaagtgatCGTTTGATATTAGTTGGTGACAGattttgttgttattattattgcaCTCTTCTTTGTGATTTGTTGCTGTGATTGGGAAGAGTTCAAGTGTTTCAAGTGATCTTATGCTGCTGCTACAAGCAGAAAGAGGACCCACACCGTCCATCTGGATACTTTCTGGAATCTCCACCTTCCATGGGTGATTCATCATCATTTGTGTTGCTGTACCTTCAAGTCCTCCCTGCTTCAATTACATTCAGTTAGATAACCATCCATGGTAGAAACACCACAAGAAAGCAAAAGGATAGCTATCACATTTCATAAGTAAACTAGATGATGAAGCAGCAGAAACTCACCTGAGGAACAGAGGCTGGATGAAAAGGTGACAAAGTACGTGGAAGAGGAGGAGGATGGAGGTGCTGTTGTAGCTGAAGCTGCAGCTGCTTAATGAGTTTTCTTTTAAACTTTTGTCTATCTCTAGCCTTGTGGTTTTGAAACCAGTAGAACACATTCTTGCGTTCAATGTTGCCATATAAAGAGAGATGGGCAGTGATTGTTTGAATTTGAGAAGCATTAGGAGCTATAATCCCTCTCTTATACAACTCTTCCAAGATCATGAGCTGCTCTGTTGTTGGAGACCACCTAGATGAAGCAGCAGGAGACATACTATTATTCTATGGTAGTTGAAAGGATGAGGAGCATAAATAGAGAGGCAGAGAGAAAAATACAAGTGCAAATTATTAATAGAGAGATATTGAGTGTGATGAGAATGAAGGACAAAAGGGATAGAGATAGAAATGGACAGGAAAATAAAGCAGGAAATTTTGAAAAGATAGACAAAAAGACaggttaaaaatttattataagaaAGGAAAAAGTGCTAACATGCAGTTGTTGTCATGCTGATGTTTCCCTGAAGAGGGACATTCAGTGTATTTTTCAGTCCATGCACAGAcatagagagaaagagaaagagagagagagagagagagagagagcatagCTACAGATTGAAAGGTTAGTGAATGTGGTGAAACTGAGTGAAGGGGCCGGTATGCAG
This sequence is a window from Manihot esculenta cultivar AM560-2 chromosome 4, M.esculenta_v8, whole genome shotgun sequence. Protein-coding genes within it:
- the LOC110614126 gene encoding WUSCHEL-related homeobox 3, which produces MSPAASSRWSPTTEQLMILEELYKRGIIAPNASQIQTITAHLSLYGNIERKNVFYWFQNHKARDRQKFKRKLIKQLQLQLQQHLHPPPLPRTLSPFHPASVPQGGLEGTATQMMMNHPWKVEIPESIQMDGVGPLSACSSSIRSLETLELFPITATNHKEECNNNNNKICHQLISNDHFLSL